A stretch of the Malus domestica chromosome 08, GDT2T_hap1 genome encodes the following:
- the LOC139198280 gene encoding uncharacterized protein At1g01500-like has protein sequence MANPSTSTNCKEADQRCSRSRVVRCKYGSESDGGDDWFEIRLFYIQVTPCVTGSVPDHLKLRHLRREIGVSLEINRTRVPASDSASLMLRRDWVDKESSEVMYVSIDSVRVTGGVEFEVYENNDMVLCGSLERWRVFGSMEMRRD, from the exons ATGGCCAACCCCAGTACCTCGACAAATTGCAAGGAAGCAGATCAAAGATGCTCT AGGAGTAGAGTCGTGCGCTGCAAATATGGGTCTGAGTCAGACGGAGGAGATGACTGGTTCGAAATCCGGTTGTTTTACATCCAGGTTACCCCCTGCGTGACTGGTAGCGTTCCCGACCACCTCAAGCTCCGCCACCTCCGACGCGAGATTGGGGTATCGCTTGAAATCAACAGGACCCGGGTTCCGGCGTCAGACTCGGCATCGCTCATGCTCCGTCGCGATTGGGTCGATAAGGAGTCGTCGGAGGTGATGTACGTCAGTATCGATAGCGTGAGGGTCACCGGTGGGGTTGAATTCGAGGTGTACGAGAACAATGATATGGTTCTGTGTGGGTCTCTGGAGCGGTGGAGGGTGTTTGGATCAATGGAAATGCGCAGGGATTGA